A region of uncultured Carboxylicivirga sp. DNA encodes the following proteins:
- a CDS encoding chemotaxis protein CheW, whose product MDNKISNSYLLFRLQEELFAVSVHKVLEIIEIGDEHYITHLPKASSSIAGVVNFRGEVIPVVNSRLKFDMDNYLDNEKFVVIVLNLLINGQEHVVGLQSDKVVDVIEINEEDIKPIPEVGQGYNSDYLNGVINRSGKFIMLLNLENAIGSNEIVKLKEDITEE is encoded by the coding sequence ATGGATAATAAAATTTCAAATTCTTATTTACTATTTCGTTTACAGGAAGAATTATTTGCTGTTAGTGTGCATAAAGTTCTTGAAATAATTGAAATAGGAGACGAGCATTATATTACTCATCTGCCAAAAGCATCATCTTCAATTGCCGGTGTAGTGAATTTCAGAGGTGAAGTTATACCCGTTGTTAACTCGCGTCTAAAGTTTGACATGGATAACTATTTAGATAATGAGAAGTTCGTTGTTATTGTTCTCAATCTATTAATAAATGGTCAGGAGCATGTTGTAGGGTTGCAGTCTGATAAGGTTGTTGATGTGATTGAAATTAATGAAGAAGATATTAAACCAATTCCTGAAGTTGGACAAGGTTACAATTCAGACTATCTGAATGGAGTAATAAATCGGTCCGGTAAATTTATAATGCTTCTGAATTTAGAGAATGCAATTGGCTCAAATGAGATTGTAAAATTAAAAGAAGATATAACGGAAGAATAA
- a CDS encoding ATP-binding protein produces MTTEENNIIIIEDDRNNLQLYELVFKGKDFSVIYAKDIKEAQNYLQTTKIKLIISDYINAGGDLIEFFETLKIKQPLVQKIILTDLIDYNNITNAINRGGIFSYLYKPVDPENILVVIHKAISQYDLQIENEILINSLRLKNTELKKLFVNLKSEEEKFRSIFNSSSDPSFICDFDGNILDFNPAAKKIKDSLIFPSDNDNILIMLKQSDRDNFSKNLSLIKEGIGFTMEVRFFYEKLDMYRSYEIKSYPIINKSKKAAMISLRDISARKEALKKEMETIILTEEKERRRFAQELHDGIGPLLSTTKLYLEWFDKPNANINKSIIINKMKETIEETFNSIQEISNNISPNTLNSFGLDTAIHKFIQRLKNVSDINFKYHNDFNSRLNIQLEITIYRILCELINNSIKYANANKILMKIESNHGVNVHYHDNGVGFNPLEISKKGSGFGISNIKARVLSLGGQFSLKSTPGEGMNVKIKLLNE; encoded by the coding sequence ATGACAACTGAAGAAAATAATATAATTATAATAGAAGATGATAGAAATAACCTTCAACTGTATGAATTAGTATTCAAAGGAAAAGATTTTTCAGTTATTTATGCTAAAGACATCAAAGAAGCCCAAAATTATCTTCAAACAACTAAAATTAAATTAATAATATCAGACTATATAAATGCAGGTGGTGATCTGATAGAGTTTTTTGAAACCTTAAAGATCAAGCAACCCTTGGTTCAAAAGATAATTCTTACAGACCTCATAGATTATAACAATATTACCAATGCTATAAATCGAGGAGGAATTTTTTCATATCTATATAAACCAGTTGATCCTGAAAATATTTTAGTTGTTATACACAAAGCTATCTCTCAATATGATTTACAAATAGAAAATGAAATACTAATTAATAGTCTTCGTTTGAAAAATACAGAATTGAAAAAATTATTTGTGAATCTTAAATCTGAAGAAGAAAAATTCAGAAGCATTTTCAATTCCAGTTCAGATCCCAGCTTTATTTGTGACTTTGACGGCAATATACTAGACTTTAATCCAGCAGCTAAGAAGATTAAAGACAGTTTAATATTTCCTTCTGATAATGACAATATTCTTATCATGCTAAAACAAAGCGATAGAGATAATTTTTCTAAGAATCTAAGCTTGATAAAAGAAGGTATTGGCTTTACAATGGAAGTGAGATTTTTTTACGAGAAATTAGACATGTATAGGAGCTATGAGATAAAGTCATATCCAATCATTAACAAAAGCAAGAAGGCGGCAATGATATCGTTACGAGACATATCGGCCCGGAAGGAAGCTCTGAAAAAAGAAATGGAAACTATTATTTTAACAGAGGAAAAAGAAAGAAGAAGATTTGCACAAGAATTACATGATGGAATTGGTCCGCTGCTTTCAACCACAAAATTGTACCTTGAGTGGTTTGATAAACCCAATGCTAATATCAATAAATCAATCATCATAAATAAGATGAAAGAAACTATTGAAGAAACCTTTAACAGCATTCAGGAAATATCAAATAACATAAGTCCAAATACACTTAACAGTTTCGGTTTAGACACTGCAATTCATAAATTTATCCAGAGATTAAAAAATGTGTCAGATATAAATTTCAAATATCACAATGACTTTAATAGTCGTTTAAACATACAACTTGAGATTACTATCTACCGGATACTTTGTGAATTAATCAATAATTCAATAAAGTATGCGAACGCTAATAAAATATTAATGAAGATTGAGTCTAATCATGGTGTTAATGTACATTATCATGATAATGGCGTTGGTTTTAATCCATTAGAAATTTCGAAAAAAGGAAGTGGATTTGGGATTAGTAATATTAAAGCACGGGTATTATCTCTCGGCGGGCAATTTTCACTAAAATCAACTCCTGGTGAAGGAATGAATGTTAAAATTAAACTATTAAACGAATAA
- a CDS encoding response regulator transcription factor, whose protein sequence is MSTAKLYLVDDHLIFREGLRNLIEFEGIGTVVGESSDGKHFLENYEKTMPDLVIMDISMPVMDGYEATKAAISKNPDLKVLALSMNGEEEYYYKMIEAGVKGFLLKKSGIKEIERAIHNVINGESYFSNELLRKIIYNIGNPINNPSSSKITLSKREIEVLKEICNGLTNEEIAEKLFISALTVKGHRSNLLSKTNCKNSASLVMYAIKNKYVKL, encoded by the coding sequence ATGAGTACTGCAAAATTATACCTTGTCGATGATCATTTAATCTTTAGAGAAGGTTTAAGAAACTTAATTGAATTTGAAGGGATTGGAACTGTTGTCGGTGAATCCAGTGATGGAAAACATTTCCTGGAAAATTATGAAAAAACTATGCCTGATCTGGTGATCATGGATATTTCTATGCCCGTAATGGATGGGTATGAGGCTACAAAAGCAGCAATTAGCAAAAATCCTGACCTAAAAGTACTTGCTCTTTCAATGAACGGTGAAGAAGAATACTATTACAAAATGATTGAAGCAGGTGTTAAAGGATTTTTATTAAAAAAGAGTGGCATTAAAGAAATAGAACGCGCAATACATAATGTAATTAATGGAGAAAGCTATTTTTCAAATGAATTATTGAGAAAAATAATTTACAATATTGGTAATCCCATTAATAACCCTTCATCTTCAAAAATTACCCTATCTAAAAGAGAAATTGAGGTATTGAAAGAAATATGCAATGGTTTAACAAACGAAGAAATTGCAGAAAAACTATTTATTAGTGCTTTAACAGTAAAAGGACATAGAAGTAATTTATTGTCGAAAACCAATTGTAAAAACAGTGCCAGTCTGGTAATGTATGCGATAAAGAATAAGTATGTAAAACTGTAA
- a CDS encoding ATP-binding protein, whose translation MLEEYRNNWKLLLQMLEQSAKCSLVELKIQFEQDFIFLQSNNSIPTPENDDELYETLKTKTKCAVLYKEDFGKSQYTQKFTKLLSCPVLLDSIKMGCISMYYEDDSLIDDHEKQLIQTVQQTINDQIKLQTQKKAQKSTYNADSINLLINSLHGVPWRLNFKTTEFTFIGPQAEKILSYKPEDWPTMAEWGKAIYPDDTAYALNYCTTESLAGNDHIFEYRLIKKDGSIIWIRDVVKVVMDENHTPIELIGFMIDISDLKKTEKELSSVHTQLQRILNSTNTTLNIVDENKNIIFHSSDDVSIIDKKCFEYFCDFDKICDNCPSRSKQFKAKTFTRNLNNASYQVTTYPFIAENGKTHIAEIRVDITERVKKEKQLEELMDKLEFSMNAGNLSYFEYNFNSEMFYCNSVFTKMTGYEFNGKKIDKNWILSRIHPDDIHIITSEINKIKQKCNKHVDLEFRLLTFNNQYVWVKFLGQLTPNNNVNQIGILVDITESKALLDQLVIEKNKSNNANEMKSKFLANMSHEIRTPMNAIMGFSNLLSKHITEPPLNNYLNAIKASGNVLLELINDLLDLAKINSGKLTLKYEDTDISNLISDIKYTFELFAKSKKIELSIVQETQIPNSIVIDSLKIKQILINLVNNAIKFTEDGEVSIHYSFIPEEENQSGILVIKVIDTGIGISLDKQNSIFDPFTQEESINNKVYKGTGLGLSIVHNLLKMMNGSIAIESEVSVGSKFIIRIPKVKYSEGSHFHSLEPNEVNIDKSDTLDKIEVEIKTTKFTEDEEALIIKKFNKSIIPIWLDLNDLISLKKLEEFSKEITDLLSIVNWNELKTYVTKLDNSINAFDFENLPRIISQFEVFQRPFNKTIDFNSNNTNNKS comes from the coding sequence ATGCTTGAGGAATATAGGAATAACTGGAAGCTGCTTCTTCAGATGCTGGAGCAATCTGCTAAATGTTCATTGGTTGAATTAAAAATTCAATTTGAACAAGATTTTATCTTTTTACAATCCAACAACTCAATTCCTACTCCTGAAAATGATGATGAACTTTATGAGACATTAAAAACAAAAACTAAGTGTGCCGTTCTTTACAAAGAAGATTTTGGTAAAAGTCAATACACTCAGAAATTTACTAAATTATTATCATGTCCTGTTTTATTAGATTCAATTAAAATGGGATGCATCAGTATGTATTACGAAGATGATTCATTAATAGATGATCATGAAAAGCAGTTAATCCAAACTGTTCAGCAAACTATTAACGACCAAATTAAATTACAGACGCAAAAGAAAGCTCAAAAATCAACCTACAATGCCGATTCTATTAATCTGTTAATAAATTCATTACACGGAGTTCCCTGGAGGCTCAATTTTAAAACTACCGAATTTACATTTATAGGTCCTCAGGCTGAAAAAATACTTAGTTACAAACCTGAAGATTGGCCAACTATGGCTGAGTGGGGTAAAGCAATTTATCCTGATGACACTGCATATGCGTTGAATTATTGTACTACTGAATCATTGGCAGGTAATGATCATATTTTTGAATATAGGCTTATAAAAAAAGACGGTTCTATTATATGGATAAGAGATGTGGTTAAAGTGGTTATGGATGAAAACCATACGCCGATAGAGTTAATTGGATTTATGATTGACATTTCAGATTTAAAGAAAACCGAAAAAGAATTATCCAGTGTACATACTCAACTCCAGCGAATTCTAAACTCAACCAATACGACCCTTAATATTGTTGATGAGAACAAAAATATCATATTCCATAGTAGTGACGATGTATCAATAATAGATAAAAAGTGTTTCGAATATTTTTGTGATTTTGATAAAATATGTGATAATTGCCCTTCCAGAAGCAAACAATTTAAAGCTAAAACTTTTACTCGTAACTTAAATAATGCATCGTACCAGGTAACAACCTATCCTTTTATTGCTGAAAATGGAAAAACACATATTGCTGAGATCAGAGTAGATATAACTGAAAGAGTAAAAAAGGAAAAACAATTAGAAGAACTTATGGATAAACTGGAATTCTCTATGAATGCCGGCAATTTATCCTATTTCGAATATAACTTCAATTCCGAGATGTTCTATTGCAACTCTGTTTTTACTAAAATGACTGGTTATGAATTTAATGGAAAGAAAATAGATAAAAACTGGATCTTATCCAGAATACATCCGGATGATATTCACATCATTACGAGTGAAATAAATAAAATAAAGCAGAAATGCAATAAACATGTAGATCTGGAATTCAGGCTATTAACATTTAACAATCAATATGTCTGGGTGAAATTTCTTGGTCAGCTCACTCCCAATAATAATGTCAACCAAATAGGAATCTTAGTAGACATTACAGAATCAAAGGCACTTCTTGATCAACTGGTTATAGAAAAAAACAAAAGTAACAATGCCAATGAAATGAAATCCAAATTTCTGGCAAATATGTCTCATGAAATAAGAACACCCATGAATGCAATAATGGGTTTTTCGAATTTACTAAGCAAACATATTACAGAACCTCCATTAAATAATTATCTCAATGCCATTAAGGCAAGTGGTAATGTATTACTGGAATTAATAAATGATTTGTTAGATCTGGCTAAAATAAATTCAGGTAAATTAACTCTAAAATATGAAGATACTGATATCAGTAATTTGATTTCAGATATAAAATACACGTTTGAATTATTTGCAAAGAGTAAAAAAATAGAATTATCCATTGTACAAGAAACTCAAATACCAAATTCAATTGTAATTGATTCATTAAAAATTAAACAGATACTTATTAATCTTGTAAACAATGCAATCAAATTCACTGAAGATGGTGAAGTTAGTATTCATTATTCATTTATCCCTGAAGAAGAAAATCAATCTGGTATCTTAGTAATTAAGGTTATCGATACCGGAATAGGCATTTCATTAGATAAGCAAAACTCTATTTTTGATCCATTCACACAAGAAGAATCAATAAACAATAAGGTATATAAAGGAACAGGTTTAGGTCTTTCGATTGTACATAACCTTTTAAAAATGATGAATGGTAGCATAGCTATTGAAAGTGAAGTGTCTGTGGGTAGTAAATTTATTATTCGAATACCAAAGGTGAAATATTCAGAAGGATCTCATTTTCATTCACTTGAACCAAATGAAGTAAATATAGATAAATCAGATACCTTAGATAAAATCGAAGTAGAAATAAAGACTACTAAATTTACAGAAGATGAAGAAGCTTTAATAATAAAGAAGTTTAACAAATCAATAATCCCAATTTGGCTAGATTTAAATGATCTGATTTCATTAAAAAAATTAGAGGAATTCTCAAAAGAAATAACTGACCTTCTTTCAATTGTAAATTGGAATGAACTTAAGACCTATGTTACAAAACTAGACAATTCAATTAACGCATTTGACTTCGAAAATCTACCCAGAATTATTTCGCAGTTTGAAGTCTTTCAACGCCCATTTAACAAGACAATCGATTTTAATTCAAATAATACTAATAATAAATCATGA
- a CDS encoding hybrid sensor histidine kinase/response regulator, whose product MKSSVLVVDDNPKNLQVLAALLYENNYDVEVASSGIDAIKWVNQTAFDLILLDIMMPDMDGFETGKKIKSDNKFDNIPIIFITARHDIESIEEGFKVGGVDYITKPFNQSELLVRVKNHIELKKSREKLLDVNKWLKAEVSKKTIELQNTNEQLIATNEQLSKLDEAKNYFLNSISHEIRTPLNGIVGALSLLQAYDHDENVIEIINLLDSSIKKLENYSYSALQISHLHLKGDSQLVLKPINLATVLDSTLNQFKKTRNEKNITFTFDSKCPDCKISADYMLIQKAITALLECSYTFTHDGEIKIVLSIESNNILVAITDTGSFYDDIKIQHFFNSIKNQNYQFKRNNSIELYLANVIVLLHKGQMELNNLKNEQGTCTMLSFPIYENVN is encoded by the coding sequence ATGAAAAGTTCGGTATTAGTTGTAGATGACAATCCTAAAAACTTACAAGTATTAGCTGCTTTATTATATGAAAATAACTATGATGTTGAAGTTGCTTCGTCGGGTATTGATGCGATAAAATGGGTTAATCAAACTGCATTTGATCTAATTTTATTGGATATAATGATGCCTGACATGGATGGGTTTGAAACAGGTAAGAAAATCAAAAGTGATAATAAGTTTGATAATATTCCGATTATATTCATCACAGCCAGACATGATATTGAGAGTATTGAAGAAGGCTTCAAAGTAGGTGGAGTAGATTATATTACCAAACCATTTAATCAAAGTGAGTTATTGGTTCGGGTAAAAAATCACATTGAATTAAAAAAATCAAGAGAAAAATTACTGGATGTAAATAAATGGTTAAAAGCAGAAGTTAGTAAAAAAACCATTGAATTACAGAACACTAATGAGCAACTTATTGCAACAAATGAACAACTTAGTAAACTAGATGAGGCAAAAAATTACTTTCTAAACTCAATTAGCCATGAAATTAGAACACCTTTAAATGGAATAGTTGGAGCACTTAGTTTATTGCAAGCCTATGATCATGATGAAAATGTAATTGAAATAATTAATCTGCTTGATTCATCCATAAAAAAATTGGAAAATTATTCATATTCAGCTCTTCAAATATCTCATTTACATTTAAAAGGCGATAGTCAATTAGTTTTAAAACCCATAAACTTAGCTACCGTTCTCGATTCCACTTTGAATCAGTTTAAGAAAACAAGGAATGAAAAGAATATTACTTTCACATTTGACAGTAAATGTCCAGACTGTAAGATCTCCGCTGATTACATGTTAATTCAGAAAGCAATAACAGCCTTATTAGAATGTTCATATACTTTTACACATGATGGTGAAATAAAAATAGTCTTATCAATAGAAAGCAATAATATACTTGTTGCGATAACCGATACAGGTAGCTTTTACGATGACATTAAAATACAGCATTTCTTTAATTCAATAAAGAATCAAAATTATCAGTTTAAACGAAATAACTCCATTGAACTTTACTTGGCTAACGTTATTGTTTTGTTGCATAAAGGCCAAATGGAACTAAATAACCTAAAAAATGAGCAAGGTACTTGTACCATGCTTTCATTCCCCATTTATGAAAACGTAAATTAA
- a CDS encoding ABC transporter substrate binding protein encodes MQVVNGLHSVFDSCGVHLDVEFMDSKRHPDSINISTFYNLMSYKINSSSKYDAIIASDDNALEFVLKYQNELFYHIPIIFTGINNSTLASAQNKNNWVTGIAESVSMKENIDLIIKLFPKSDKIYYIVDNKKTSLKDLDLLNSFKHEYNNISFEELNLSQSTFNEFGRKLNKIPNNKPVLLISAYTDSSNENFDFDQSLAFIKANLTAPIIHLYEHGLGDGILGGKLVSHEIMGKQAALMTYQILNGKNIKDIPVILDNKNSYLFDNIELHKYGINRSLLPEGSIIINRPGIFYKISITSSILIILFIIIQSFIIAYLIRSNRLKRKIKQSLRQKIDDYVLINERYYSLNEELNTKVNELNEINRKLEINEERYRLTALASNDGIWDWDLETNNVYFSERWKTMLGYSKDELDNQLKTWSSLVHKDDIDNTWELVQKYINGDVSRYEVEFRMLHKNGSYINMLSRGLLMRNSNGIAYRIIGTHQDLTERYKFENNLKNQIKENESLSNLYKSIGKELAEKNKELTEISDTLDRNYQELKLKNDQIAISEKKYKMLFNNLSEGFVLHKIILNNNNEPIDYIFIDVNPTFLMRAGIKYEDIINKKASTLYPNTELKWLKTFGKVAITGQPEHITEYSVEFDKYYDTTVFCPEPGYFAAIFKDITSEINSKIELEDSFKEMQIKEHLLQQTFNSVPVTLMILNEHGEITKINNTGLNYTNKTLQDIIGKRGGDYLSCINVSEHKKGCGHSKLCQKCLINNSINHVIFSKESLNKIPVDITILDQNKPKVLNLLLTSTIISNSNEVLVCLEDITSLKQNEIKLKKFNFEIKQLLRGAKEVLSINDFSKTITNLFNYSFNITEATSGFVGLIDKSNTQILHLVRENISISIEDQFKISNTDYITECYETLKAIKLNKSKIQQLQVLSIEINNAIYVPIQIDNVPIGIIVLLNKKQNFTQDDINIVSAFSELAALSFNNTKVNKLIEESEEKFRTAFNIGPDSINISTFDGILTYVNQRFKEIFEYSTKEVIGKNVTELQIWANPNDRIKYIEELQSKGHIENFEAVFRTKHGKLKTILISAVTIHIDHQTLILSIVRDITSLKLERYYLEKAQEIGNIGSWKFDINRNEFTWSQECYKLFNFEKDTEVSFDLFFSHIHPDDLDMVKDAWKMYLSGKKKSIEFRAIIDGKTKWFYEKTDIEFDANNRPSRVMGIKMDITERKNAEKQLNQINKRFEGLENIINYKAKSIHDLIGYTLKNVINYTYSSFGAVYHYDENKQLFFLNNWSEEVALSVDISKEEHKLNCLSKAVITKQPVITNGSEENYSFLNSNLNKDNSLKSLTVPVIVDNKVVAIFWVANYKNNYQDFHAKQIMLLLETTWIIVEKQRLQQNNIN; translated from the coding sequence ATGCAAGTAGTTAATGGTCTTCATTCGGTTTTCGATTCCTGTGGAGTACATCTTGATGTTGAATTTATGGACTCCAAAAGACATCCTGATAGTATAAATATATCCACTTTTTATAATTTGATGTCATATAAAATTAATAGTAGTAGTAAATATGATGCAATCATAGCAAGTGATGATAATGCACTGGAATTTGTTCTAAAGTATCAAAACGAATTATTTTATCATATTCCAATCATTTTTACAGGAATAAATAACAGTACATTAGCAAGTGCACAAAATAAAAACAATTGGGTAACAGGAATAGCTGAATCAGTATCAATGAAGGAAAATATTGATTTGATAATAAAACTATTTCCTAAATCTGACAAAATATATTATATAGTTGACAACAAAAAAACAAGCTTAAAGGATTTAGACCTTTTAAATTCATTTAAACACGAGTATAATAACATCAGTTTTGAGGAACTAAATCTATCTCAATCCACCTTTAATGAGTTTGGAAGAAAGCTTAATAAAATTCCTAATAACAAACCTGTCTTACTAATTTCAGCATACACCGACAGTTCTAACGAAAATTTTGATTTTGATCAAAGCTTAGCTTTTATAAAGGCAAATTTAACTGCTCCAATAATTCATTTATATGAACATGGTTTAGGAGATGGAATATTGGGTGGCAAATTGGTTTCACATGAGATAATGGGAAAGCAAGCTGCCTTAATGACTTATCAAATATTGAACGGTAAAAACATTAAGGATATTCCTGTTATTCTTGATAATAAAAACAGCTATCTGTTTGACAACATTGAACTTCATAAATATGGCATTAATAGGTCTCTTTTACCAGAAGGATCAATAATTATTAACAGACCGGGAATATTTTATAAGATATCAATCACATCATCAATATTGATAATACTTTTTATCATTATTCAGAGTTTCATTATTGCTTACCTAATCAGAAGTAACAGATTAAAAAGAAAGATTAAACAAAGTTTGCGTCAAAAAATTGATGATTATGTTTTAATCAATGAAAGGTACTATTCATTAAATGAAGAATTAAATACTAAGGTTAATGAACTCAATGAAATAAATAGAAAACTAGAAATAAATGAAGAACGATACCGACTAACTGCGTTAGCCAGTAATGATGGTATTTGGGATTGGGATCTGGAAACGAACAATGTTTATTTCTCAGAAAGGTGGAAAACTATGTTGGGATATTCAAAGGATGAACTTGATAATCAACTTAAAACCTGGTCATCATTAGTTCACAAAGATGATATTGACAATACATGGGAACTTGTGCAGAAATATATAAACGGAGATGTTAGTAGATATGAAGTTGAATTTAGAATGCTTCATAAAAATGGATCATATATAAATATGCTATCCAGAGGACTATTAATGAGAAATTCAAATGGAATTGCATACAGAATTATTGGAACACATCAGGATCTGACAGAAAGATACAAGTTTGAAAATAACCTTAAAAATCAAATTAAGGAAAATGAATCTTTATCCAATTTGTATAAGAGCATTGGCAAAGAATTAGCAGAAAAAAACAAAGAGTTAACTGAAATAAGCGACACATTAGATAGGAATTACCAAGAATTAAAACTGAAAAATGATCAAATAGCGATAAGTGAGAAAAAATACAAAATGTTATTTAATAACCTTAGTGAAGGTTTTGTATTGCACAAAATAATATTGAATAATAATAATGAACCCATAGATTACATTTTTATAGATGTCAATCCCACTTTTTTGATGCGGGCAGGGATAAAATATGAAGATATTATCAATAAAAAAGCTTCAACATTATATCCTAACACAGAATTGAAGTGGCTTAAAACCTTTGGTAAGGTTGCAATTACTGGGCAACCAGAACATATAACGGAATATTCTGTAGAGTTTGACAAGTATTATGACACTACAGTATTTTGTCCTGAACCAGGTTATTTTGCTGCAATTTTTAAAGATATCACCTCCGAAATAAATTCAAAAATTGAACTGGAAGACTCATTTAAGGAGATGCAAATAAAGGAACATTTGCTCCAACAAACTTTTAATAGTGTACCTGTAACTTTAATGATTCTTAATGAACATGGAGAGATCACAAAAATTAACAATACAGGATTAAATTATACCAATAAAACACTTCAGGATATAATTGGTAAAAGGGGTGGGGATTATTTATCCTGCATTAATGTATCAGAGCATAAAAAGGGCTGTGGGCATTCAAAACTCTGCCAAAAATGCTTAATTAACAATAGCATTAACCATGTTATATTCAGTAAAGAAAGTTTAAATAAGATACCTGTTGATATAACTATACTGGATCAAAATAAACCCAAAGTTCTAAATTTACTTTTAACCTCAACAATAATCTCTAATTCAAATGAAGTATTAGTCTGTTTGGAAGACATTACTTCACTTAAACAAAACGAAATAAAGCTTAAGAAATTTAATTTTGAAATAAAACAGTTACTTAGAGGTGCTAAAGAAGTTCTTTCCATAAATGATTTCAGTAAAACCATTACTAATTTATTTAATTACAGTTTTAATATTACTGAGGCAACAAGTGGCTTTGTTGGCTTGATAGATAAAAGTAACACTCAAATTCTCCATTTGGTCAGAGAAAACATTTCAATCTCCATAGAAGATCAATTCAAAATATCCAATACTGATTACATAACAGAATGTTACGAAACACTCAAAGCTATAAAGCTAAATAAATCAAAGATTCAGCAATTACAAGTTTTAAGTATTGAAATTAATAATGCTATTTACGTACCCATTCAAATAGATAATGTCCCAATTGGCATAATTGTTTTGTTAAACAAAAAGCAAAACTTTACCCAAGATGATATAAATATTGTTTCCGCTTTTAGTGAATTGGCTGCATTAAGTTTTAATAATACTAAGGTAAATAAGCTAATTGAAGAAAGTGAAGAAAAATTTAGAACGGCATTTAACATAGGTCCTGATTCCATTAACATCTCAACCTTCGATGGAATATTAACATATGTAAATCAAAGATTTAAAGAGATTTTCGAATACTCTACCAAAGAAGTGATTGGTAAAAATGTTACTGAACTACAAATTTGGGCCAATCCTAATGATCGAATTAAATACATTGAAGAACTACAATCGAAAGGCCATATTGAAAACTTCGAAGCTGTTTTTAGAACCAAACACGGTAAACTTAAAACAATTTTAATATCTGCTGTCACAATCCATATTGATCATCAAACTTTAATCTTATCAATTGTAAGAGATATCACCAGCTTAAAACTAGAGCGGTATTATTTAGAGAAAGCGCAGGAAATAGGTAATATCGGCTCGTGGAAATTTGATATAAATAGAAATGAATTTACCTGGTCACAAGAATGCTATAAGCTATTTAACTTTGAGAAAGACACTGAAGTTTCATTTGACCTGTTCTTTTCTCATATTCATCCTGATGATTTAGATATGGTGAAGGATGCATGGAAAATGTATCTGTCTGGTAAGAAGAAAAGTATTGAATTCAGAGCCATTATTGATGGTAAAACTAAATGGTTTTATGAAAAAACGGACATTGAATTTGATGCGAATAACCGACCATCCAGAGTTATGGGTATCAAAATGGATATTACTGAAAGAAAGAATGCCGAGAAACAATTAAACCAGATAAATAAACGATTTGAAGGTCTTGAAAACATTATTAATTATAAAGCAAAATCCATTCATGATCTGATAGGTTATACACTTAAAAACGTTATTAACTATACCTATAGTTCTTTTGGAGCAGTCTATCATTATGACGAAAACAAACAATTATTTTTTCTCAACAACTGGTCTGAGGAAGTTGCATTAAGTGTTGATATTTCAAAAGAAGAACATAAGCTTAACTGTTTAAGTAAGGCCGTAATCACCAAGCAACCAGTAATTACCAATGGTTCAGAAGAAAATTACTCATTTTTAAATTCTAATTTAAACAAAGACAACTCACTAAAATCCCTAACCGTACCGGTTATTGTTGACAATAAAGTAGTAGCAATCTTTTGGGTGGCAAACTATAAAAATAATTACCAGGATTTTCATGCTAAACAAATTATGTTACTACTTGAAACAACCTGGATTATTGTTGAGAAACAGAGACTACAGCAGAATAATATCAATTAA